In one Gossypium hirsutum isolate 1008001.06 chromosome D09, Gossypium_hirsutum_v2.1, whole genome shotgun sequence genomic region, the following are encoded:
- the LOC107928430 gene encoding sm-like protein LSM36B, with protein sequence MSGAGEKGSTTTKTPADFLKSIRGRPVVVKLNSGVDYRGILACLDGYMNIAMEQTEEYVNGQLKNKYGDAFIRGNNVLYISTSKRTLADGA encoded by the exons ATGAGTGGAGCTGGAGAAAAAGGGTCAACAACTACAAAAACACCTGCTGATTTCCTCAAATCAATCCGTGGGCGACCCGTTGTCGTCAAGCTGAATTCTGGTGTTGATTATAGAG GTATTCTAGCTTGCCTAGATGGATATATGAACATAGCTATGGAACAAACAGAAGAATATGTCAATGGacagttaaaaaataaatatggcgATGCTTTTATTCGCGGAAATAACG TACTTTATATCAGCACATCAAAGAGGACATTGGCAGATGGGGCTTAA